In Miscanthus floridulus cultivar M001 chromosome 8, ASM1932011v1, whole genome shotgun sequence, the sequence AGGTATAAGAAAATATGACGAGAGAATACAATTACACTAAGCGATAAAAGGAATATGttaaggtcatagtttaatttcTAAGTTTATTAGATCTCGTCAATTTTACGATTATCGATGTCTATTGTTGCGCAACTTTTTTTTCACTGTCTTTGCATAAAACTTTTATGCGACGCGATGACAAAAGTGTAGTGAGACAGTAATAGTGTGTGACTAAACTATCTACTATAAGCCTAACAAATCAATCATCTTCATCCTTTTTTGGTAGCACTTGAATTCCTGAGTCGACTTTCGATTAGTAATCAGTCACATCGTGCGCCAAAGATAACGATCTCAAAtgtaaaactcaaaactataaatttgTAGACCCCATCGAGGGCTATAACTTTTATATAGAAAGTATCTCAATTTGATAtcatataagaaagatatgatttttttaagACGACAAGcacttgtacgcgattaatatgatgctgaaactttatattattatttttatgtaTCTTAataatctcaaatgaaaaaacaaaaaactataAATTTATAGATCCCACCGAgaactataatttttatatagaaAATATCTCCATTTGACACCACGACAAGTGCATGTACGTGATTAATATGATacaaaactttatattatttttcttgagcatcttaatgatctcaaatgcaaaaactcaaaactataaatttgCAGATCCCatctagggctacaactttcatagaGAAAGTATCTCCATTTAACACCATGTAAGAACGATATGATTTTTCCAAGACGACAAGCGCTTATACGTGATTAATATATTGTTGAAACTTTGTTTATTTTTTTAGTATTTAAAGACCCtaaataaaaaaacttaaaactagaaagttgcagatctcgtcgagagctataattttcatataaagatCATCTTCATCCAATATCGtatgaaaaaaatacaattttTTTAAGGTTGCATCTTGCCACGTCAGCCTGGATGGCGTGGTGCTATAGTGCTGCCGCACCAACGGCAGTGGCGCGGCAATGATTTCCACGTGGAAATCACTGTCCGACATGGTAGATCGTGCCGCGCCGATGCATGTGGCGCGACAGCGTGTTTTGGCCGCGCCGCGGACtttggcgcggccaaaagtgttagatttgaaaataaaaaagcaaCGGTGTTAGATTTGCAATTTGTTTTAGAAaaaggctaaaaataaaaaaattctcgtCTTTTGTACCAGcaaaggattttttttatttttaacacttttttaaaactatttttaaatctgacaatgtttattttttttttaaatctaacacttttggacgcTCCTATTCATATGTCGCGACGAATTCAAgctgccgcgtcatgcatggggCACGACAGAGGTGTCAACGTGGCAACGTCCCAGCCCGCTGGTCACTTACGGAGGCGTGGCAATGACGCACCACGCGTCAGGGCGCGGCAGCGCAAAGCCAGGATTCATGACCCGGTGAGGTCGTGCTCGATTATGACGTCTCAAGCAGGGTCAACTGCAGCACAGCAGGCAATTGATTCTGATCCCACGTCGTAGCTGCAGCAGGCTACCTCGTCCTCGTCGTAGCAGACTAGCAGCAGTAGGcctgggtctccggctctccgctgGACGGATGCATGGAGGATCCATCTCTAGTTCTCTACTCTACGCCAGCGTCGGCTTCTCTCTTTTTACTTCCATCGTGTAATAATAAACTTAACGTGGTAATCTCGGTTGCGTTCTATCACAGACACTGGCCGCGCGGTAGTCGTCTGAATTTTTATTAGTACTTGGAAATCATCTAAAAATTAATTAGGGTTATTTGTTTTGCCATTTCCACTAAGCACAATTTAATTTCAATGTATAAGAAATATAGAGGGCATTCATCTTTATGCGCAAAAACAAGAGGGCTTTTATATATTGTTATTTGTTTTGCCATTCCATCGTCTTATGATTTGATCTAATTCTATTAGTTTTCATTGGATTCTTTCATTGCCTTGTCTAATTTTGGTGAAAATGGGCGTAAGAACATATAGATTTAATTTATACATGCAACAATTTTATTTTTAAGAAAGTTCCGCAGCAACGCGTGGGGTATCCTTCTAGTTAAAGTAATTTTCATGTCAAACTTTGCCACAACTGTAGCGGCCACGCTTTGCCTAAACCTTGGTTGTTGCAAAGTTAGGTGCCAACCAAATAGGAATATTCGTACTGCTTGAAAGATATTTGTGATCGATATTCAACTTTGTGGCGAGGCTTGATTGTATTATCATTAACATTTACAAACAAGAATTTTGCTTATTGTAAGTTGAAATTTCTACTCTGTGGTTTCTATTATATTCTATGTGTCCCTGCGCCTTTTTGTTTGTTATTTCATCAATTTACATTTTGTTGATTCTGTGATGCAGGACACAGCTGGCGTGTGCCAGGTAGCTAGGAAGATGTATTCTTTTATGTGATGCGCTCAAGCACCCCAAGCCGACTTGTTTTTCTGGCATCATTTGCAAGTTTTTTCTTGATGAAAGCTTTTTATCTAAGGTGGGACAGAACATGGGTCCGCCTTGAGCTTGTGAGAACAAGATATTGTTCCCTCCCAGAGGAGCACTGTGTCATACAGTAAACAATGAAAAAGTTTTGTGAATAATCGTTGCTCCGGATATGTGAAAGTTTTTGGCTGCCGTCATAGCGCCTACAATTGGGTTGTAGGCCATTCCTGAAGCTCACCGGCTGCTGTTTGTAGGACAACGTTTTGAACCCTAATTAATTTTTAGATAATTTCAAGTACTAATAAAAATTCAGACGACTGCCGCACGGCCCGTGTCTGCCGATAGAACGCAACCGAGATTACCACGCTAAGTTTATTATTACATGATGGAAGTAAAAGAGATGGATCCTCCTGCTGCCAGCCTGCTACGACGAGGACGAGGTAGCCTGCTGCAGCTACGACGTGGGATCAGAATCAATTGCCTGCTGTGCTGTAGCTGACCCTGCTTGAGACGTCGCAATCGAGCACGACCTCACCGGGTCATGAATCCTGGCTTTGCGACGCGCCTGATCCGTGACATGGCAACGCCTGCCACGTAAGTGACCAGCGGGATGGGATGTTGCTACAGTGGCACCCCTGCCGCACCCTATGCATGGCGCGACAACTTGAATTCGCAGCGCCATGTGAATAGGCAggaccaaaagtgttagattaaAAAAAAATGACAGTGTCCAATTtgaaaatagttttaaaaaagtgttaaaaataaaaataaaaaatttcccaGCAAAGAACCACCTTTACAGAGAGGGCAATCCACAGGCACAGGCAAAACTTTGATTGCATCTTCCATATTCTTGCAGTCCCAGCAGCTCAATCCCCATCCAAGCTGCTGCTTCCATGATCATCACAAACATACATTGCCATCTCGTGCCTCAGTAGCCCAAGCATCTGGCCGATCTCCTCGGCCTGCGGATGGGACCGATCGCTCGACACGAACTCGTGCACGTCGCCATCGATCTCCACGGTGCTGTGCCCCGGCCGTTTCTTCACCCCGCGCGCTTTCATCAGGCTTCGGACCTTCCCCGCGCCGTCCCACTTCCCGACGGCCGCGTAGATGTTGGAAAGCAGCACGTAGTTGGCGTCGCCCCCGGGGTCTAGCTCGAAGAGGTGCTGCATCAGCTGCTCGGCCATGTCCAGGTCGCCGTGCATCCGGCAGCCCGCGAGGAGTGCCCCGAGCACCACCTCGTTGGGTCGCATCGGCATCGTCTCCACCACGTGCATCGCCTCGTCCAATCGCCCGGCACGGCCGAGCAGGTCGACCACGCACCCGTAGTGCTCCATCCGCGCAGCGACACCGTACTCTGTCGTCATGAGGTCGTAGTACCTCAGGCCGTGCTCAGTGAGACCGGCATGGCTGCAAGCCGTGAGGACGCCGGTGAGCGTCACCGCGTCCGGCTTGAACCCCTGCCTCCGCATCTCCTCGAAGAGCTCGATTGCGTCCGTGCATCGGCCATTGGCTGCGAACCCGACGATCATCGAGTTCCAGGAGACCACCGTCCGCTTCCTAATGGAGCCGAACACCTGCGCTGCGAGGTTCACCTGTCCGCACCGCGCGTACATGTCGATCAACGAGTTGGCAACGCGGACATTGCGCTCCAATCCCTGCTTGAGCATGAGCTGGTGCACCCACATCCCGAGCCCGAGCGCGCCTACCTCCGCGCATGCAGATACGACGGCGATCAACGTGATGTAATCCGGCTTGACGCCGTCCAGCAGCATGGCGCGGAAGCAGTCGATGGCCTCGTCATGGCGCCCGTTCTTGACGAACCCGTCGATGAGCGCCGTCCATGAGACCTTGTCCGGGCTGGGCATCCCGTCGAACACCTCGAACGCCGCGTCCACGAGGCCGTTCCGCATAAGCCCGGAGATCATAGTGTTGTAGGTGACGACGGAGCGGATAGGCATTGTGTCGAACAGCTGGAGCGCGAGGTGCGGGAGGCGGGACGCGAGGTAGAACCGCTCGAGGCAGGTGCAGAGGAGGAGGTGGGAGGGGAATAGCTTGAGCGCGCGGGCGTGGAGGGTGAGGGCGAGGGGGCGGGCTAGCGGCGAGGATGGGGAGCCGGCGCAGGCGGAGAGGACGGTAAGCAGCGTGACGTCGTTCGGAGCCGGCGCAGCGGGGGAGGAGAGCATAGCGCAGAGAGACGCAGCCGCCGCATGCAGGTCACCCTGTCGCGCCGCGCGCGCCATGGTGGACGTCCAGGAGACAACGTCCCGCGGCGCATGGCGGGGTGCGCGTTGGGATTCTTCGGTGGAGCGCGGAGGTGGGGGAAGGGCGAGAGACGGAACCGCGGCCACAGACATGTTTCTGCTTAGTTTTTTCCTCGAGCACCGCCTGAGCCAACGCGGGAGACCCCCGTGTCATCCAGTTCCAGATTTCCATCCATgacgtgatttttttttaaaaaaaatcattttcaaaatTCAAGACAAACTTGCACATGCCATTTCATATGGCCAGTTTAATAAGCATCTATAAAGCCATTATAGGCCACAGTAAAAATAATTTGACCACACTCAGTTTTTAGCTCCACTTATTCTGAATGAGAGCATTGCACAAACAAAAGCAAGTTCTGTTGAGAACTGATACATATAATTGATGCTGCAGCAACTCTTTACAGATCTATATCACCCTACATCACTGCTGTACACATAACAAATCCAAATAATGTGTACAAATAAATACAAATGATACATTGAGCTTCTGAGCCCCTTTACAACATACATGCATCTGAAGAACTATGTGCAAGCAAAACTTTCATGTGGGAGTCGATTCCCACTGAAGAAAAGAACACTAATGGGATGAGGAGACCACCTAGACCATGGAGAAGGGAAGGACTAATGGGATGAGGAGACCACCTAGACCATGGAGAAGGGAAGGTAAATCATCAGATTCCAATCACTGTTGAAAATGTCCGTGCACAAAAGAGCCACAAAAGATATGCAATGAAACTGCAGAGACTAATTATATTTATAAGCTTCCTGGTAACAATAAATTACATAGGCGATATGAAGCGTCTTGCTCTTGATATCGGTAGTGGTGCACATAACTACAGAACCTGGCCCATCTGATATTTCACAACAAGGAGAGATTTTCTTGTCATTCCAATAACTCTGTTTACATATCTTCGGTCCGAGGATGAAAGGAAGCCAAACAAAATAGCTTTCCTCCGTTGCTACACTGAAATCCAATTCATATATGGTCCTAATGGACAACAGTGGCTAAAACTGAAAAAGCCTTTACACCTTCGCAAAAAGGGTTTGAGCTTACACCGATAACCACAACCAATCTCTCAATAATCAATCCTCAATGTTACTTCCACTGAATCTGGACTTCAAATGTTGAACTGCTAGATCTTTCCAGTCTGACAGAGATGCAAATGGCAGCAAACCAGCCAAGCATGGCAGAATAAGTGACACCAAAACATAAAATGTGTATCGGCGGGCCCAATATGGTAAATGAACAGCCTTGGTCCTGTGAGTCACAGAAATAGGACCATAGAGCATGCGATGTAAAAGAGATGGCCAAATGTTTCCAAGTAAATGGATGGAGCAAAGGGCCTCCCAGTATATAAGCCATACATTTCCATCCCCGCCCAGTGTGTCGAcataacaataacaacaacaataaagtctttgtcccaaacaagttggagtaggctagagttgaaacccagcagaagcaatcaaggttcagacacgtgaatagctgttttccaagcactcctatgtaaggctaagtctttgggtatattctatcatttcaagtctccttttattacctctacccaagtcaacttcggtctttctcTACCTTTCTTCACGTTActgtcctgacttaggattccactacgcaccggtgcctctggaggtccccgttggacatgtccaaaccatctcaaccggtgttggataagcttttctttaattggtgttacccctaatctatcacgtatatcatcgttccgaactcgatcccttcttgtatgaccacaaattcaacgcaacatacgcatttccgcgacacttatctgttgaacacgtcgtcttttcgtaggccaacattctgcaccatacaacataataggtctaatcgccgtcctataaaacttgtcttttatcTTCTAtagtacccttttgtcacataggacaccagatgcttggcgccacttcatccaccctgctttgattctatgactaacatcttcatcaatatctccgtcactttgtagcattgatcctaaatatcaaaaggtatccttcctaggcactacttgaccttccaaactaatatcttactcctctcgagtagtagtgccaaagtcatatctcatatattcagttttagttctactgagtctaaaacctttggacttcaaagtctcccgccataacttcagtttctgattcactcatgtccggctttcattaactagcactacattgtccgcgaaaagcatacaccaagggatgtccccttgtatgtccctggtaacctcatccatcactaaagcaaacagataagagctcaaagctgacccttgatgtagtcctatcctaatcgagaagtcatctatgtctccatcacttgttcgaatactagtcacaacattgttgtacatgtctttAATGAGCCCGACATACTTCGTGGGACTTTATGTTTATCTAAAGCCCaccataacattccttggtattttatcataagccttcttcaagtcaataaaaatcatatgtaggtccttctttttctccctataccgctccataacttgtattattaaaaaaatggcttccatggttgaccttccgggcatgaaaccaaattggttcatagagacccgcgttattgctctcaagcgatgttcGATAACTCTCTCCGATAGCTTTAtaatatggctcatcaacttaattccccggtaattagtataactttgaatatcccctttattcttgtagatcggtaccaatatacttctcctccactcgtcaggcatcttgttcgatcaaaaaatatggttgaaaaatatggttgaacagcttggttagctaTACTATaactatgtccccgaggcatctccacacctcgattgggataccatccggtcccatcgtcttagctcctttcatccttttcaacgtctctctgacctcagattcttggattctccgcacaaagcaccTATTGGTATCATCAAAAGGTCAtctaactgaaaggttgtgtccgtattctcaccattgaactcCCAATAACCACAAACAACGGCTTCCAAAATAACCACAAAGAACTCCCAATATCATAACATTGAATGTTAATGGCATGTTTGGTCCAGTCATTGCAGAACGCTGGAATATCAACCAACCAATTAATAGGAGCATCAAAATTCCAAAGAATATCCTTGTTGCTGCTATCACATGGCATTTGAAAAGCAACAAACCAGAGTTGAATGCTGACACTGAACTTGGCATCCACCAAGATGTATACTCCTGCAAGAAAAGGGAGCACATGATATGAGCTTCTCAACAATGACACTGGAAACAGCTAATTTGTATCGGAAAAATGTGGTACATACCCTTGAAATTGCTGCACAGGCTGAAGTAGCAGCAGTTATACGCTGGTACGAGTAAATATATATTCCATATCCAAAACAGACAGACATGAGTACCACTGCAGTAAGAAGCATATCTATAAGTTTCCTGAAAAGTTCTGCATGTTTTGTATCCTCCATTTCAGTCTTGAATTTCTTCTCTTTGAAAGAGGCTTTCTGAAATCCCATCCGAACTTTGATCTTCTCTAACATGTGTGAATCGGAGCTCAGAGCTAACTGAGATCGGCTCAATTGCAATTTTCTCATAGTAAGTCCTATTACAAGCTCCTTGAGCTCATTTGAACGAGCTTGCTCATTCAGAGATCTCTCAAATACACTAAGGATGTGCTGATCAATTTCTGGATTAGATCTGCTACGAGTAAGGTGAACCAGCTGATGATTGACGCCCGTATGAAGAACAATCTGATTATTCATGGAACTCGCCAGGACATCATGTATCTGACTTTGTGAATCAGCACCACCCAACTTTATTTCAGGTAATGAATCAGCACCACCCAACTTGATTTCATCAGGTACAGAATTACCATCTTTGTAAGAACATTGCGCCATATCTTGCTCATAGACAGGTGTTTCATTGATAAGGTGAATGGTTCTCAGTGTACTACCAAAAGCTTTCTCAAAGTTACTCATGAAACTCCGAAATTTGTCACCATAAATCTACACCACAAAAAAAAGAGATATAAGAAGCTTATGGGAAGCGGAAACAGAGTAATAAAAAAGAAACCGGCCTGCTCATACATTTGTTAAGGACTCCTTCACTGCCGAGGTACACATCTGCATCCAGAATTGGTGTGAGACATCCATGGTTTTGTTCCAAACAGCAATCATTTACGAGAAGACTGAAGACAGCATATGTACCTTTGAGAGGACATCAGGTCCTAATCTTCCTTCAGAACCACTGCATCTATTTAGAACCTGTAAGAGAAGGAGGTGTTAGTTTTTGAATATGATTGGTGTTTCCCCATGAAGATCCACCGAAAATCATTtcactaattgcacaatttgagTTACTGATAGAATGTACTTCCTCCTATTAGGCCAAAAATATAAGTAGCAAACATTCCAGCACGCACTATCAATTAGAATATTAGGATGAGATGCTCATACCTTTACACCTTGATATAAACAAGCATGCAGTGCTTAAGATTCAAACTCATAGAAGTTATTTTTAAAAACAAAAATAACAGTTAACAACAGAACATAAGTCAAACAGGACCATAATCAAGATAAGCATTAAAAATCAAAGTATGTCGTCCCCAGCCCTTTAGCTATGTGGTGCATTCATATGGCAAGTTCTGAACTGAACAGCCAAAAATAATCTTTCATGAGCCAGCAAGAATAGTAGGATCTGATTCATCCAAAGTTCCTTTACTTTTTTTTTACAGAGGTAACCCGGCTTTTTATAGAAAGTATATACAAGTATACAGTTCCTATACTTTTCCCCCAATCGGAACTGAACAGTTCAAAATTCTTACACATTCTGTCCATTTGAATTGAGGCTTCAAACAGCATTATCCCAAGTTCGACAGAACTCATCAATTTTGCACTGAATAAAATAGAAATCTTCAGTGGCTCCGCTTGAGCAGCACCTCATGTTTGGTAGAACATTATGCAGTCACAAACTCCATTAAAGATCAGAGCAGCTGGGTCTTGAGATACTGTGACACAATGGAAGCGCCACTTGGAGAGCCAAATAACCACAATATGTAGTAACCAACTACATATTCTTGCGAACGCTCGCACAAAATTCTAACCATGCAAACATAGCAAGGCAAGCTGGATCGCACGAAGGGCGTAAAGATTGAATCTTTGGGTCGCCGCTGCCtagaaaagaagagaaggaaagaggCAAGACACATCCCGCTCACCTGGGCAAGCACCGCGGCGAAGGACATCCCGAAAGGCAGCGCGAGATCCTGCACATCGCCGCCACCGGCTCTCTCCCCTCCCTTAACGGCCACCACCCGCCGCCGCAGGTGCACCCGCTTCCGCAGCCAGGAGCGCCCGGACGCCGAGCCGCCGTAAGACGAGGCCGACGAAGACGCCCCGCCGGCCTCCAGCGAGGCGGCGGCGATATGGGCCCCGTCCATACGGGAAGGGGGGCCCGTGGGGAAGAGAGGGGCTAGGGTTTATTGACTGAAGCTGTGCAATTCTGCCCTGGACTCTGCGTGGAAGTGAAGTAAGGAAGGAAATCTTCGCCCTGGCCGTTTGTGAGTTCGTCGTGCTCGTCTCGGCTCTTAACGGGAGGAGAGGTCCGGCTATGAAACGAACTGGAGATGGGAACGCGAGAGCGAGACGGCGTCGTAATGACGCCGAGTTAGCCGTTGAAGCAACCGCGGAAGGAAACTCCGGTGAACTCGCGCGTGTAAAACAGAACACCTTCTTGTGTCATAAAAGTTCGTTCGGACGTGGATTAGTCGTTGCTTTCGGGCCTGTTCATTTGAATTTATCGACCTACTTATCAGCTATAATTTATAGTATTTTTTTTGTTATAATAAAATAGCTTTAGCCGACTTATCAGCTGTCTTTAATACCAGTTGAATAgccttttatatattttttaccgTTGCTTATTaaaatctcttttttttttgttaaaaacAGTGAAAAAATATTTTAATCCTTAGCAATCTTAAACTGGTGAAAGGTTGTACATGCCACGTTGTTTCCTGTAAACATACAACATGCATCGATGAAGTTTAAAGGGTTAATTGAAATTTCAAGCTTCTCACATCAGATCGGAAGACACGAAGTTTCGGAGTCAGTTAGCAGAAACTGCTCCCAAGCACTCGTAAATTGGGCCTTGTCAACGATTTTCCGGCCCGCGTTTCACGTCAAACGGACAGACGGCCGACAGTACACGCAAGGCATCACTTCGCCGCGCCGGCCCACCCCTCCCGTTCTCTGTGCTCGCGAGCGCCAGTCGGTCGGCGACCAAACCCATTCTGATGAGCGGAGCAGCCAGCAGCAGCAGTGTCGTTGTCGACTCTGACAGGTTCACGTCAAACCTCCTTTTTCAGATATTTGGACCTAGGAAGCGAGCAGGAGGACCAGATCACCTCCTGGACCTACAAGGCAGAGGGATCATGCTGTATCCAGCTTGAAGGTCGCACATTTCCAAGTTCCCGTGGCTGATTGATTTGTTGGAAACATTGGGCGCCACAGCGTGTTGCAACTTGCAAGTTTTTTCTCTGGTTACTGCTGCGAAATCGGCAACGGACTTCGGACAGACGGCAACAACGAGGCTGGGACTGGGAGGGAGAACAACTACTTGTGCCCCCTTTGCTTTCGGAACTTGGAAACGGCGCTTCATCGACCTGTTCACCGAATGCCCGTATGCAAGAGCTCTCCGGTGGAACAAAGCTGGAACCTGGAGTAAATCAAAGAGCCATCGCTGAAGCCGGCCAATTGGACCAAACACACACAACAATCCTTAGCTGGTACTCAGACATGGTGAGATTTTGATCATATGACTAATAATTTGGACACAAAAGCATGCACGGTCTACCTCTTGCCTAAAACCACTGTGAAGTGTCTTGATAAAATCAGAAGAACCTTTTTTTTGGCAAGGGGGTGGAACAAAAAAGAAATACCATCTTGTTAAATGGGAGATTATTTGTAAAAGTAAAAAGAAAGGTGGACTGGGGATTAAGGATTTGAGGAATATGGATATTAGTTTGTTGTGTAAATAGTGGTGGAAACTAGAAAAGGAAGAAGGCTTATGGCAACAAATCATTAAGTTCAAATATCTGAAAAAACTAACAATTCAGGAAGTGAAACACAAGCTTAATGACTCCCCCATGTGGTATGATTTGCTCAAGATAAAAAACATTTATCTCCAAGGGAGAGGTTTGTCTATAGGTAATGGAAGCTTAACTGGTTTTGGTTTGATCCCTGGCTATATAATGAGCCTTTATATGTGACTGCTCCTATTCTTTTTGAGTTATGTGAAAACAAAAATATCACTGTGGCACATGCTTTAGGGGGAGTCCCGATTACCTTTAGAAGATGGTTGTATGAGGAATTGAGAATGGCCTGGGAGGCGATATGGAGAGATGCTTCTAATTTTCATCTAAGTTTGTATGGCTATTAGGGAAAAAAGAAACTTTCACTGTTAAATCAGTTTACAACGCTCTTACTAGCTCATCAACTGGGGTCTACCACAGAAAGATTTGGAAAGGTACGATTCCAGAGAAAATTAAGATCTTTTTATGGCTAATGTCTAATGGGGCTATTCTGACAAAAGACAATTTGGTTAAAAAGAAGTGGCAAGGTGATCCTAGTTGTGTTTTCTGTGACCAGGGAGAAACCATTTCACATCTTTTTTTCCAATGCCCTGTGGCTAGGGTGATTTGGATGGTTGTGGCTAAATGCTTTGGCGCTTCAAACATTCCTACCAATCTCCAACAGTGTTGGGTATGGTGTGAAAAGTGGTTGCCATTTGGGGAAAAGTATCACCCGTGGGGGATAGCTGCCATTTGTTGGGCAATTTGGAAATGTAGAAATAGAGCTgtttttgacaaaaaaaaaattcattaaTAGTCCGCTTGAGATTGTGTGTCACGCCTGCGCACTTATGAAATACTGGGCAGGCCTGTTTGCAGAGCTCGATCAAGAACAGCTGGTGGAAGGCGCTAACACAATGCTGAGGGTCGCCAAAGAAATCCTCGCTGCACAAACCGCAAGACAAGTGAACCAACTGCTGCTGCAAGACAGTGAAAGCTCAGAGCATGATGAGGACCCGAACATGGAGAATTAGGGGGTTGGTTCTGTGTTGGCCGAGTGTCTGTGTGTGAAATAGGGTTTTGGCCTGGAAACTTTGGTCCATCTGGACGGTGATCTGGGTGTTTCTTTATCTTTAGCTGTTCGCTTTGCCTCTCAAGTTAACTCTGTTAAGGTTCTGTTTGGGTAAGTTGGTAGCTTTT encodes:
- the LOC136474970 gene encoding pentatricopeptide repeat-containing protein At1g05750, chloroplastic-like; translated protein: MSVAAVPSLALPPPPRSTEESQRAPRHAPRDVVSWTSTMARAARQGDLHAAAASLCAMLSSPAAPAPNDVTLLTVLSACAGSPSSPLARPLALTLHARALKLFPSHLLLCTCLERFYLASRLPHLALQLFDTMPIRSVVTYNTMISGLMRNGLVDAAFEVFDGMPSPDKVSWTALIDGFVKNGRHDEAIDCFRAMLLDGVKPDYITLIAVVSACAEVGALGLGMWVHQLMLKQGLERNVRVANSLIDMYARCGQVNLAAQVFGSIRKRTVVSWNSMIVGFAANGRCTDAIELFEEMRRQGFKPDAVTLTGVLTACSHAGLTEHGLRYYDLMTTEYGVAARMEHYGCVVDLLGRAGRLDEAMHVVETMPMRPNEVVLGALLAGCRMHGDLDMAEQLMQHLFELDPGGDANYVLLSNIYAAVGKWDGAGKVRSLMKARGVKKRPGHSTVEIDGDVHEFVSSDRSHPQAEEIGQMLGLLRHEMAMYVCDDHGSSSLDGD
- the LOC136474971 gene encoding protein CPR-5-like, translating into MDGAHIAAASLEAGGASSSASSYGGSASGRSWLRKRVHLRRRVVAVKGGERAGGGDVQDLALPFGMSFAAVLAQVLNRCSGSEGRLGPDVLSKMCTSAVKESLTNIYGDKFRSFMSNFEKAFGSTLRTIHLINETPVYEQDMAQCSYKDGNSVPDEIKLGGADSLPEIKLGGADSQSQIHDVLASSMNNQIVLHTGVNHQLVHLTRSRSNPEIDQHILSVFERSLNEQARSNELKELVIGLTMRKLQLSRSQLALSSDSHMLEKIKVRMGFQKASFKEKKFKTEMEDTKHAELFRKLIDMLLTAVVLMSVCFGYGIYIYSYQRITAATSACAAISREYTSWWMPSSVSAFNSGLLLFKCHVIAATRIFFGILMLLLIGWLIFQRSAMTGPNMPLTFNVMILGVLCGYFGSRCLWLLGVQW